CCGGTCGGGTGGATGTGATCGCCACCGGGCTGGGCGTCGGCTCCCTGGTCATCATGCTCGTCGGCCGCCGTCTCTCTCCGCGGATCCCGGGGGTGCTGCTCGCGACCGTCGCCGCCACGCTGGTCGTGAGCGCGTTCGGTCTGGCTGCGGAAGCGATCTCCGTCGTCGGACCCCTGCCCGCGGGATTGCCGACGCCTTCCCTGCCCCGCGTCGGCATCGGTGATCTCGCGTCGCTCGCCATCGCCGCCGTCGGCGTCGCTGTCGTGGCCTTCGCTGACACGGCGGCGTTGTCGACCACGTTCGCCGCGAAGCTCGGGGACCCGGCCGATCCCAACAAGGAGATCGTCGCGCTCGGTGCCGCCAACCTGGCCGCCGGGCTGTTCCAGGGATTTCCCATGAGCGCGAGCTCGTCGCGCACGGCGGTGGCCGACGCGGTGGGATCGAAGACGCAGCTCACCGGCGTCGTCGGTGCGGTCGGCATCGTCGGACTGCTCGTGTTCGCCAACGACCTGCTCGCCAACCTGCCCTCGGCCACGCTCGCCGCCATCGTCATCATCGCGTCGTTCGCGTTGTTCGACCTCGACGAGATGCGCTGGCTGTGGCACGTTCGCCGCTCGGAGTTCCTGCTGTCGCTCGCGGCGCTGCTGGGCGTCACGCTGGTCGGCGTGCTCGAGGGGCTCGCCGTCGCGATCGGGCTCTCGCTCGGCGACTTCGTGCGTCGCGCCTGGCGCCCCCACGACGCGGTGCTCGGTCGGATCGAGGGGCGCCGCGGGTACCACGACGTCGAACGCCATCCCGAAGCCGCGCAGATCCCCGGCCTGGTCATCTTCCGCTTCGACGCGCCGATGTTCTTCGCCAACGCGGAGCACTTCCAGCGGCGTCTGGCGAGCGTCATCCGCGCCACGGAGGAGCCCGTCCGCTGGGTGGTCGTGGCCGCCGAGCCGGTCACGGACATCGACACGACAGCCGCGAGCACGCTCCGGGAGATCCTGGACGAGTTCGAGGCACGCGGCATCCAGCTCGTGTTCGCCGAGCTGAAGGGGCCCGTCAAGGACCGGCTGCATACCTACGGGCTCTACCACCGGGTCGGCGACAAGTACTTCTTCCCGACGCTGGGACGCGCCACGACCGCGTACGTCGACGCCACGGGCGTGCGGTGGGTCGACTGGACCGATCGCTGAGCCTCACCCACGCGGGCTCCAGGCCGACGGAGTGGTCGCCAGGACCTCACGGGACATCACGGACCCTCGCTCCTCTGCGCCTTCGACGGACACGACGTGCTCATCCTCAACCACACGAATCGGACGCGCACCGTTGGCCCCTCCTCTTTCTCGCACCCTCGCCGACGAGCCGTCCCCTCGTGGGCGCTCCGCGCGAGCCTGGCACGGCCGGTGATATCGCCCTCCGCGCCACAGCGGTCCCCGGCCGCCCACCATGACCGACGACGAGTCTCGGTGATGCCGGATGCAGGCGAGGTCCTACTGTCCCTGGCAAGCCTTCGTCCGATCCCTCCCTGTTCGGGTTATCCTGTCGCCGCGACGCGGGACACCCTTGGCTGTTGCCGTTGTTGGAAGAAGGCGAGCATGCGCGCGATCGTCCTGGATGACTTCTCGTCCCCACCGCGGCTGAGGGACCTGCCGACGCCGACCCCCGGACCCGACGAGGTCCTGGTGCGTGTGCAGGCGTCCTCGATCAACGGATTCGACGCGGCGGTCGCTGCCGGGTGGCTGCAGGGCATCGTGGAGCACCGCTTCCCGGTGGTGATGGGCAAGGACTTCGCCGGCACCGTCGAAGCGACCGGCGACGCGGTGACCCGCTTCGCCGTCGGTGACACGGTCTTCGGTGTCGTGATGAAGCCGTACGTCGGCGACGGAGGACTTGGCGAGTACGTGACGGTCGGCGAGCAGTACGGCATCGCCAGGGCGCCCCACGGGTTGGACCTGAACATCGCGGGAGCGCTCGGACTGGCAGGGACGGCCGCGCGCGACACGTGGGAGGCGGTCGCACCGGCCGCCGACGCGCAGGTGCTCATCTCGGGTGCCACCGGCGGTGTTGGCGCCATCGCCGTGCAGTACGCCGCGAGCGCAGGCGCCCGGGTGATCGCCACCGCCCGCCCGGGAGCGGCAACCGACTTCGTGCGCGAGCTCGGCGCCGATCACGTGGTCGACTACACCGCTGACCTCGACACCCAGGTGCGCGCGATCGCACCGGAGGGCGTGCCGGCGATCATCCATCTCGC
The DNA window shown above is from Euzebyales bacterium and carries:
- the sulP gene encoding sulfate permease; the encoded protein is MTRGAGGARLTTLPGVRAMIGYQRGWLGADVSAGLVLTALLVPQGMAYAELAGLPAVTGLYTTVLALAAYAVFGPSRILVLGPDSALAPLIAAAVIPLAAGDPTQAVALAAVLALLTGAVCVGTGLARLGTITELLSKPVRVGYINGIALVVLVSQLPKLLGFSSDADGFVAEVAAIGSGIGTGRVDVIATGLGVGSLVIMLVGRRLSPRIPGVLLATVAATLVVSAFGLAAEAISVVGPLPAGLPTPSLPRVGIGDLASLAIAAVGVAVVAFADTAALSTTFAAKLGDPADPNKEIVALGAANLAAGLFQGFPMSASSSRTAVADAVGSKTQLTGVVGAVGIVGLLVFANDLLANLPSATLAAIVIIASFALFDLDEMRWLWHVRRSEFLLSLAALLGVTLVGVLEGLAVAIGLSLGDFVRRAWRPHDAVLGRIEGRRGYHDVERHPEAAQIPGLVIFRFDAPMFFANAEHFQRRLASVIRATEEPVRWVVVAAEPVTDIDTTAASTLREILDEFEARGIQLVFAELKGPVKDRLHTYGLYHRVGDKYFFPTLGRATTAYVDATGVRWVDWTDR
- a CDS encoding NADP-dependent oxidoreductase: MRAIVLDDFSSPPRLRDLPTPTPGPDEVLVRVQASSINGFDAAVAAGWLQGIVEHRFPVVMGKDFAGTVEATGDAVTRFAVGDTVFGVVMKPYVGDGGLGEYVTVGEQYGIARAPHGLDLNIAGALGLAGTAARDTWEAVAPAADAQVLISGATGGVGAIAVQYAASAGARVIATARPGAATDFVRELGADHVVDYTADLDTQVRAIAPEGVPAIIHLAGDLAHLAGLLAARGRMSTTLGFATDQLSDGVMAVNADPSTETLTRLAADAARGLRVPITRSYALADAPQALTDFTTGKLGKLAVTI